A stretch of Crossiella cryophila DNA encodes these proteins:
- the eda gene encoding bifunctional 4-hydroxy-2-oxoglutarate aldolase/2-dehydro-3-deoxy-phosphogluconate aldolase, whose protein sequence is MTTARELLAVSPVIPVVVIDEVEHAVPLARALAKGGIGVIEVTLRTAAGLPSIERIAAEVPEILVGAGTVITAEQATASVKAGSRFLVTPGTTPSLLSALEDSGVPFLPGAATISEALTLAERGHDTLKFFPAEQSGGTTFLKALSGPLPHLRFCPTGGITVTSARGYLALPNVSCVGGSWLTPKAALAAGDWAVVEKLAAEAAALA, encoded by the coding sequence GTGACCACCGCACGGGAGCTTCTCGCCGTCTCCCCCGTCATCCCGGTCGTCGTCATCGACGAGGTCGAGCACGCAGTGCCGCTGGCGCGGGCGCTGGCCAAGGGCGGGATCGGCGTCATCGAGGTGACCCTGCGCACCGCGGCCGGGCTGCCCTCGATCGAGCGGATCGCGGCCGAGGTGCCGGAGATCCTCGTCGGCGCGGGCACGGTGATCACCGCCGAGCAGGCGACCGCCTCGGTCAAGGCGGGCAGCCGGTTCCTGGTCACCCCCGGCACCACGCCCAGCCTGCTCTCCGCGCTGGAGGACTCGGGGGTGCCGTTCCTGCCCGGTGCGGCCACCATCTCCGAGGCGCTGACGCTGGCCGAACGCGGGCACGACACGCTGAAGTTCTTCCCGGCCGAACAGTCCGGCGGCACCACCTTCCTCAAGGCGCTCTCCGGACCGTTGCCGCACCTGCGGTTCTGCCCGACCGGCGGCATCACCGTCACCAGCGCCCGCGGTTACCTGGCGCTGCCCAACGTCTCCTGCGTCGGCGGCTCCTGGCTGACCCCCAAGGCCGCGCTGGCCGCCGGGGACTGGGCCGTGGTGGAGAAGCTGGCCGCCGAGGCGGCCGCACTGGCCTGA
- the edd gene encoding phosphogluconate dehydratase translates to MSQLHSVIADVTDRIAARSARSRTAYLRRLAIAAGEGPARGGLGCSNLAHGFAGITGPDRALLRANRAPGVAIVSSYNDMLSAHKPFADYPEIIKAAVRTAGGVAQFAGGVPAMCDGITQGRGGMELSLFSREVIAMATGVALSHEMFDGALLLGVCDKIVPGLLIGALAFGHLPTLLIPAGPMASGLPNKEKARVRQLFAEGKATRADLLEAEEASYHSPGTCTFYGTANSNQLVVEVMGLHLPGSSFVPPDTGLRQALTEHAARRVVELAHGRGEYTPIGEVVDERSVVNGVVALLATGGSTNHTLHLPAIAAAAGIQLTWDDFSDLSRVVPLLARIYPNGSADINHFHAAGGVPYLVGELLDAGLLHADVRTVAGPGLHRYRQEPTMAGGELTWRDAPKRSQAPEVLTSVREPFAGDGGLRVLHGNLGTSVIKVSAVAPEHRVVHAPARVFTDQHAVSAAFAAGEVDGDVVVVVRNQGPRANGMPELHGLTPLLGVLMDRGHRVALVTDGRMSGASGKIPAAIQLTPEAAVGGMLARVRDGDMIRLDAEAGILEVLVPDAELAARAIVDGPPADEEWVGVGRELFGALRTAVGPASQGASVFPLPANPGLPMEVVQ, encoded by the coding sequence ATGAGCCAGCTTCATTCCGTCATCGCGGATGTGACCGACCGGATAGCCGCCCGCAGTGCGCGCTCCCGAACGGCCTACCTGCGCCGACTCGCCATCGCGGCAGGTGAGGGACCGGCCCGCGGTGGCCTGGGGTGCAGCAACCTGGCGCACGGATTCGCCGGCATCACGGGCCCGGACCGGGCCCTGCTGCGCGCCAACCGGGCACCCGGCGTCGCGATCGTGTCCAGCTACAACGACATGCTCTCCGCGCACAAGCCCTTCGCCGACTACCCGGAGATCATCAAGGCCGCGGTGCGCACCGCGGGCGGGGTGGCCCAGTTCGCCGGCGGCGTGCCCGCCATGTGCGACGGCATCACCCAGGGGCGCGGCGGCATGGAGTTGTCCCTGTTCAGCCGGGAGGTGATCGCGATGGCCACCGGCGTCGCGCTCTCCCACGAGATGTTCGACGGCGCGCTGCTGCTCGGCGTCTGCGACAAGATCGTGCCCGGCCTGCTGATCGGCGCGCTGGCCTTCGGGCACCTGCCGACCCTGCTCATCCCGGCCGGTCCGATGGCCTCCGGCCTGCCCAACAAGGAGAAGGCCAGGGTGCGGCAGCTCTTCGCCGAGGGCAAGGCCACCCGCGCCGACCTGCTGGAGGCCGAGGAGGCCTCCTACCACTCGCCGGGCACCTGCACCTTCTACGGCACCGCCAACTCCAACCAGCTGGTGGTCGAGGTGATGGGCCTGCACCTGCCGGGTTCGAGCTTCGTGCCGCCGGACACCGGCCTGCGCCAGGCGCTGACCGAGCACGCCGCCCGCCGGGTGGTCGAACTGGCGCACGGGCGCGGCGAGTACACCCCGATCGGCGAGGTGGTCGACGAGCGCAGCGTGGTCAACGGCGTGGTCGCGCTGCTGGCCACCGGCGGATCCACCAACCACACCCTGCACCTGCCCGCCATCGCCGCGGCCGCTGGCATCCAGCTCACCTGGGACGACTTCAGCGACCTGTCCAGGGTGGTGCCGCTGCTGGCCCGGATCTACCCCAACGGCAGCGCGGACATCAACCACTTCCACGCCGCCGGTGGCGTGCCCTACCTGGTCGGCGAACTGCTGGACGCGGGACTGCTGCACGCCGACGTGCGCACCGTGGCCGGTCCCGGCCTGCACCGCTACCGGCAGGAGCCGACCATGGCCGGCGGCGAGCTGACCTGGCGGGACGCGCCCAAGCGCAGCCAGGCCCCCGAGGTGCTGACCTCGGTGCGCGAGCCCTTCGCCGGCGACGGCGGGCTGCGGGTGCTGCACGGCAACCTGGGCACCTCGGTGATCAAGGTGTCCGCGGTGGCCCCCGAGCACCGGGTGGTGCACGCGCCTGCGCGGGTGTTCACCGACCAGCACGCGGTCAGCGCCGCCTTCGCCGCGGGCGAGGTGGACGGCGATGTCGTGGTGGTGGTCCGCAACCAGGGCCCGCGCGCCAACGGCATGCCCGAACTGCACGGGCTGACCCCGCTGCTGGGGGTGCTGATGGACCGAGGGCACCGGGTCGCGCTGGTCACCGACGGGCGGATGTCCGGCGCCTCCGGCAAGATCCCGGCAGCCATCCAGCTCACCCCGGAGGCCGCGGTCGGCGGCATGCTGGCCAGGGTGCGCGACGGCGACATGATCCGCCTCGACGCCGAGGCGGGGATCCTGGAGGTGCTGGTGCCCGACGCCGAACTGGCCGCCCGCGCGATCGTGGACGGCCCGCCCGCCGACGAGGAGTGGGTCGGCGTGGGCCGGGAGCTGTTCGGCGCGTTGCGCACCGCGGTCGGCCCGGCCAGCCAGGGCGCCAGTGTTTTCCCCCTGCCCGCCAACCCGGGCCTGCCGATGGAGGTAGTTCAGTGA
- a CDS encoding fumarate reductase/succinate dehydrogenase flavoprotein subunit produces MSEVERHSYDVVVIGAGGAGLRAAIEAREHGMRVAIVCKSLFGKAHTVMAEGGIAAAMGNVNSGDNWKVHFRDTMRGGKFLNNWRMAELHAQEAPQRVWELETYGALFDRTKDGRISQRNFGGHEYPRLAHVGDRTGLELIRTLQQKIVSLQQEDFAESGDYEARLKVFAECTVTELLKDGDKVSGAFGYWRESGRFVLFETPAVVLATGGIGKSFKVTSNSWEYTGDGHALAMRAGAALINMEFVQFHPTGMVWPPSVKGILVTESVRGDGGVLRNSEGKRFMFDYVPEVFKDKYAKTEAEGDRWYTDPDNNLRPPELLPRDEVARAINSEVKAGRGSPHGGVFLDVSSRLPAEEIIRRLPSMHHQFKELADVDITAEPMEVGPTCHYVMGGVQVDPDSGQSRVPGLFAAGEVSGGMHGSNRLGGNSLSDLLVFGKRAGAGAASYVEGLGAARPAVLQSDVDSAAEAALTPFTAAAVDGPVENPYTLHTELQQVMNDLVGIIRKGEEMELALKKLDDLRRRAAHAGVEGHRQFNPGWHLALDLANMLLVSECVARAALERTESRGGHTRDDFPVMDSDWRHTTLVCTVDGPGVAVARETPSDMRDDLLALFEIGELRKYYTEAELTGHPGGQEERG; encoded by the coding sequence ATGAGCGAAGTCGAACGGCACAGCTACGACGTCGTGGTGATCGGTGCCGGCGGCGCTGGCCTGCGCGCGGCGATCGAGGCCAGGGAACACGGCATGCGGGTGGCGATCGTGTGCAAGTCCCTGTTCGGCAAGGCGCACACGGTGATGGCCGAGGGCGGCATCGCCGCGGCCATGGGCAACGTCAACTCCGGGGACAACTGGAAGGTGCACTTCCGGGACACCATGCGCGGCGGCAAGTTCCTGAACAACTGGCGGATGGCCGAGCTGCACGCCCAGGAGGCGCCGCAGCGGGTGTGGGAGCTGGAGACCTACGGGGCGCTGTTCGACCGGACCAAGGACGGCCGGATCAGCCAGCGCAACTTCGGCGGGCACGAGTACCCGCGGCTGGCCCACGTCGGCGACCGCACCGGACTGGAACTGATCCGCACCCTGCAACAGAAGATCGTGTCCCTGCAGCAGGAGGACTTCGCCGAGTCCGGTGACTACGAGGCCCGGCTGAAGGTCTTCGCCGAGTGCACGGTCACCGAACTGCTCAAGGACGGCGACAAGGTCTCCGGCGCGTTCGGCTACTGGCGTGAGTCCGGCCGGTTCGTGCTCTTCGAGACGCCCGCGGTGGTGCTGGCCACCGGCGGCATCGGCAAGTCCTTCAAGGTGACCTCCAACTCCTGGGAGTACACCGGGGACGGGCACGCGCTGGCCATGCGCGCGGGCGCGGCGCTGATCAACATGGAGTTCGTGCAGTTCCACCCGACCGGCATGGTCTGGCCGCCGAGTGTGAAGGGCATCCTGGTCACCGAGTCGGTGCGCGGGGACGGCGGGGTGCTGCGCAACTCCGAGGGCAAGCGGTTCATGTTCGACTACGTGCCAGAGGTCTTCAAGGACAAGTACGCCAAGACCGAGGCCGAGGGCGACCGCTGGTACACCGACCCGGACAACAACCTGCGCCCACCGGAGCTGCTGCCAAGGGACGAGGTGGCCAGGGCGATCAACTCCGAGGTCAAGGCCGGTAGGGGATCGCCGCACGGCGGGGTGTTCCTGGACGTCTCCAGCCGGCTGCCCGCCGAGGAGATCATCCGGCGGCTGCCCTCGATGCACCACCAGTTCAAGGAACTGGCCGATGTGGACATCACCGCGGAGCCGATGGAGGTCGGCCCGACCTGTCACTACGTGATGGGCGGGGTGCAGGTGGACCCGGACAGCGGCCAGTCCAGGGTGCCGGGCCTGTTCGCCGCCGGCGAGGTATCCGGCGGCATGCACGGCTCGAACCGCCTTGGCGGCAACTCGCTGTCGGACCTGCTGGTCTTCGGCAAGCGCGCCGGGGCCGGGGCGGCGTCCTATGTGGAGGGTCTGGGGGCAGCGCGGCCCGCCGTGCTCCAGTCCGATGTGGACAGTGCGGCGGAGGCGGCGCTGACGCCGTTCACCGCGGCCGCGGTCGACGGCCCGGTGGAGAACCCGTACACGCTGCACACCGAACTCCAGCAGGTGATGAACGACCTGGTCGGCATCATCCGCAAGGGCGAGGAGATGGAGCTGGCGCTGAAGAAGCTCGACGACCTGCGGCGCCGCGCGGCGCACGCCGGGGTCGAGGGCCACCGGCAGTTCAACCCCGGCTGGCACCTGGCGCTGGACCTGGCCAACATGCTGCTGGTCAGCGAATGCGTGGCCAGGGCGGCGCTGGAACGCACCGAGAGCCGTGGCGGGCACACCAGGGACGACTTCCCGGTGATGGACTCCGACTGGCGGCACACCACCCTGGTGTGCACGGTGGACGGCCCCGGCGTGGCAGTGGCCAGGGAGACGCCGTCGGACATGCGGGATGACCTGCTGGCGCTCTTCGAGATCGGCGAGCTGCGCAAGTACTACACCGAGGCCGAGCTGACCGGGCATCCGGGCGGCCAGGAAGAGCGGGGCTGA
- a CDS encoding succinate dehydrogenase/fumarate reductase iron-sulfur subunit, with amino-acid sequence MSYQAHFRVWRGDSAGGGLTDFTVEVNEGEVVLDIIHRLQATQAPDLAVRWNCKAGKCGSCSAEINGKPRLLCMTRMSTFTEAETVTVTPMRTFPVVRDLVCDVSFNYTKAREVPAFKPPEGVAAGDYRMQQVDVERSQEFRKCIECFLCQNTCHVVRDHEENKESFSGPRFLMRIAELEMHPLDAADRHQDAQSKHGLGLCNITKCCTEVCPEHIKITDNALIPLKERVADRRYDPLLKLFRKRKD; translated from the coding sequence ATGAGCTACCAGGCGCACTTCCGGGTCTGGCGTGGAGACAGCGCGGGCGGCGGTCTCACCGATTTCACCGTGGAGGTCAACGAGGGCGAGGTGGTGCTCGACATCATCCACCGCCTGCAGGCCACCCAGGCCCCCGACCTCGCGGTCCGCTGGAACTGCAAGGCCGGCAAGTGCGGTTCCTGCTCCGCGGAGATCAACGGCAAACCGCGGCTGCTGTGCATGACCCGGATGTCCACCTTCACCGAGGCCGAGACGGTCACGGTGACCCCGATGCGCACCTTCCCGGTGGTGCGGGACCTGGTGTGCGACGTGTCGTTCAACTACACCAAGGCCCGCGAGGTGCCCGCGTTCAAGCCGCCGGAGGGCGTGGCCGCCGGCGACTACCGGATGCAGCAGGTGGACGTGGAGCGCTCGCAGGAGTTCCGCAAGTGCATCGAGTGCTTCCTGTGCCAGAACACCTGCCACGTGGTGCGTGACCACGAGGAGAACAAGGAGTCCTTCTCCGGGCCGCGGTTCCTGATGCGCATCGCCGAACTGGAGATGCACCCGCTGGACGCGGCCGACCGGCACCAGGACGCGCAGAGCAAGCACGGGCTCGGGCTGTGCAACATCACCAAGTGCTGCACCGAGGTCTGCCCCGAGCACATCAAGATCACCGACAACGCGCTGATCCCGCTGAAGGAGCGGGTGGCCGACCGGCGCTACGACCCGCTGCTCAAGCTGTTCCGCAAGCGCAAGGACTGA
- a CDS encoding transporter substrate-binding domain-containing protein, with product MQRIALVALTGLLVLTACAGADPAPTSTPGGTGTTVSLPPTSEQASGSPTIDKIKARGRMVVGVADNLPGVSRYHQDGGKHSGFDIRLADLIATGFGLPKDSVRFRSTTAATRLSTLESGDVDLAFGGIKTSKQPQIGLVGPYLPVHQDLLTRKGTTAVAPGQPVCVVADSGAAEKARTVSTNLVEERNGDACVSALRSGAVAAFSGDDLVLRGYAAAENGAFTVLGRSLSTEGYFIGIPARDRALRAKLVEILGKAIGDGSWAKLYQESFGAPAPTPPSVK from the coding sequence GTGCAGCGGATCGCCCTCGTGGCCCTGACCGGTCTCCTCGTCCTGACCGCCTGCGCCGGCGCGGACCCCGCCCCGACCAGCACCCCCGGCGGCACCGGCACCACCGTCTCGCTGCCACCGACCTCCGAGCAGGCCAGCGGCTCCCCCACCATCGACAAGATCAAGGCCCGCGGGCGGATGGTGGTCGGGGTGGCGGACAACCTGCCCGGGGTGAGCCGGTACCACCAGGACGGCGGCAAGCACAGCGGGTTCGACATCCGGCTGGCCGATCTGATCGCCACCGGGTTCGGGCTGCCCAAGGACTCGGTGCGCTTCCGCAGCACCACCGCGGCCACCCGGCTGTCCACTTTGGAGAGTGGCGATGTGGACCTGGCCTTCGGTGGCATCAAGACCAGCAAGCAGCCGCAGATCGGGCTGGTCGGCCCGTACCTGCCGGTGCACCAGGACCTGTTGACCCGCAAGGGCACCACCGCGGTCGCGCCTGGTCAGCCGGTGTGCGTGGTGGCCGACTCCGGCGCGGCGGAGAAGGCCCGCACGGTCAGCACGAACCTGGTCGAGGAGCGCAACGGCGATGCCTGCGTGTCCGCGCTGCGCTCGGGTGCGGTGGCCGCCTTCTCCGGCGACGATCTGGTGCTGCGTGGCTACGCCGCCGCGGAGAACGGCGCCTTCACCGTGCTCGGCAGGTCGCTGAGCACCGAGGGCTACTTCATCGGCATCCCGGCCCGCGACCGCGCGCTGCGCGCCAAACTGGTCGAGATCCTGGGCAAGGCGATCGGCGACGGGTCCTGGGCGAAGCTGTACCAGGAGAGCTTCGGCGCCCCCGCGCCCACGCCGCCGAGCGTGAAGTAG
- a CDS encoding amino acid ABC transporter permease, protein MSAPSVLYDAPGPKAKARNVVYTIIFAVAMVAALYWIVVQLGVKDQLRPELWTPFFTESTVWTTFLLPGLLNTLKAAALAILIALPIGALFGILRMSDHVWVRVPAATVVEFFRSIPVLLLMVFANEFYAAFTDVGREDRPLFAVVTGLVLYNASVLAEVVRAGILSLPKGQTEASMALGLRKNQTMRMILLPQAVTLMLPAIVSQVAVIVKDTALGGAVLSFSDLMRQFRIMPNEYNNNLIQTLLVIALIYIAINSLLSWLALVLEKRMSRRSRPPRGVKADHLERPGADPMAATGLRTGEGGAGG, encoded by the coding sequence ATGAGCGCGCCCTCGGTTCTCTACGACGCGCCCGGCCCCAAGGCCAAGGCCCGCAACGTCGTCTACACGATCATCTTCGCCGTGGCCATGGTCGCGGCGCTGTACTGGATCGTCGTCCAGCTCGGCGTCAAGGACCAGCTGCGGCCGGAACTGTGGACCCCGTTCTTCACCGAGAGCACGGTGTGGACCACGTTCCTGCTGCCCGGTCTGCTCAACACGCTCAAGGCCGCGGCGCTGGCGATCCTGATCGCGCTGCCCATCGGCGCGCTCTTCGGCATCCTGCGGATGTCCGACCACGTGTGGGTCCGGGTGCCCGCGGCCACCGTGGTGGAGTTCTTCCGGTCCATCCCGGTGCTGCTGCTGATGGTCTTCGCCAATGAGTTCTACGCGGCCTTCACCGACGTCGGCCGGGAGGACCGGCCGCTGTTCGCCGTGGTCACCGGCCTGGTGCTGTACAACGCCTCGGTGCTGGCCGAGGTGGTGCGCGCGGGCATCCTGTCCCTGCCCAAGGGCCAGACCGAGGCGTCCATGGCGCTGGGCCTGCGCAAGAACCAGACCATGCGGATGATCCTGCTGCCGCAGGCGGTCACGCTGATGCTGCCCGCGATCGTCAGCCAGGTCGCGGTGATCGTGAAGGACACCGCGCTCGGCGGTGCGGTGCTCAGCTTCTCCGACCTGATGCGCCAGTTCCGGATCATGCCGAACGAGTACAACAACAACCTGATCCAGACCCTGCTGGTGATCGCGCTGATCTACATCGCCATCAACAGCCTGCTCAGCTGGCTGGCCCTGGTGCTGGAGAAGCGGATGTCGCGGCGCAGCCGCCCGCCGCGCGGGGTCAAGGCCGACCACCTGGAGCGGCCCGGCGCCGACCCGATGGCGGCCACCGGCCTGCGCACCGGCGAGGGCGGCGCAGGCGGTTAA
- a CDS encoding amino acid ABC transporter permease, translating into MLDFLSEYDVLGAFWLTVQLTVYSAIGSLVWGTVLAGMRVSPVPIMRAFGTAYVNIIRNTPLTLIIVSMSLALYSVLGLKLARELPGDLTFTDTNNFRLAVLGFVIYTSTFVCESIRAGINTVPVGQAEASRALGLGFGQTLSIVVLPQAFRAVVAPLASVLIALTKNTTVASAIGVAEAGLLMSDMIEKESDKIILVFAIFALGFVLLTLPTGLVLGWVSKKVAVKR; encoded by the coding sequence ATGCTGGACTTCCTGAGCGAGTACGACGTGCTCGGTGCCTTCTGGCTCACCGTGCAGCTCACCGTGTACTCAGCCATCGGCTCCCTCGTGTGGGGCACCGTGCTCGCGGGCATGCGGGTCAGTCCGGTCCCGATCATGCGGGCGTTCGGCACGGCCTATGTGAACATCATCCGGAACACGCCGCTGACGCTGATCATCGTGTCGATGTCGCTGGCCCTCTACAGCGTGCTCGGCCTGAAGCTGGCCCGTGAGCTGCCCGGCGACCTGACCTTCACCGACACCAACAACTTCCGGCTCGCGGTGCTCGGCTTCGTCATCTACACCTCGACCTTCGTCTGCGAGTCGATCAGGGCGGGCATCAACACGGTGCCGGTCGGGCAGGCCGAGGCCTCCCGCGCGCTGGGCCTGGGCTTCGGCCAGACGCTGAGCATCGTGGTGCTGCCGCAGGCCTTCCGCGCCGTGGTCGCCCCGCTGGCCAGCGTGCTGATCGCGCTCACCAAGAACACCACGGTGGCCAGTGCGATCGGCGTGGCCGAGGCCGGGCTGCTGATGTCGGACATGATCGAGAAGGAAAGTGACAAGATCATTCTGGTCTTCGCGATCTTCGCACTGGGCTTCGTGCTGCTCACCCTGCCGACCGGACTGGTGCTCGGCTGGGTCAGCAAGAAGGTGGCGGTGAAGCGATGA
- a CDS encoding glutamate ABC transporter substrate-binding protein, with the protein MRVTRVLQAGVAVAAAVALLGACGGGGNAGSGGEKKLTIGIKFDQPGLGQKTGTGYSGFDVDVATFVAKELGVDAKNINWVEAKSADRESLLKKGDVDLIAATYSITDKRKTEVDFVGPYLVTGQDLLVKADNTDIVGPESVNGKKLCSVKGSTSADTVKTKFANQAQLQQVDGYSQCLNGLDTGTIDVLTTDATILAGLAANQPGKYKLVGKTFTTENYGIGLKKGDPRKADIAKAVEKFYSSGEWKKAIEKNLGAIFKAGEPPALTEK; encoded by the coding sequence ATGCGCGTTACCCGAGTCCTCCAGGCGGGTGTGGCCGTTGCCGCCGCGGTCGCCCTCCTCGGCGCTTGCGGTGGTGGCGGGAACGCCGGCAGTGGCGGCGAGAAGAAGCTCACGATCGGCATCAAGTTCGACCAGCCCGGCCTTGGTCAGAAGACCGGCACCGGCTACTCCGGCTTCGACGTGGACGTGGCGACCTTCGTCGCCAAGGAGCTTGGCGTCGACGCCAAGAACATCAACTGGGTCGAGGCCAAGTCGGCCGACCGGGAGAGCCTGCTGAAGAAGGGTGACGTCGACCTGATCGCCGCCACCTACTCCATCACCGACAAGCGCAAGACCGAGGTCGACTTCGTCGGGCCGTACCTGGTCACCGGCCAGGACCTGCTGGTCAAGGCGGACAACACCGACATCGTCGGCCCGGAGTCGGTCAACGGCAAGAAGCTCTGCTCGGTGAAGGGCTCGACCTCCGCCGACACGGTGAAGACCAAGTTCGCCAACCAGGCGCAGCTGCAGCAGGTCGACGGTTACTCCCAGTGCCTCAACGGCCTGGACACCGGCACCATCGACGTGCTGACCACCGATGCCACCATCCTGGCCGGTCTGGCCGCGAACCAGCCTGGCAAGTACAAGCTGGTCGGCAAGACCTTCACCACGGAGAACTACGGCATCGGCCTGAAGAAGGGCGACCCCCGCAAGGCCGACATCGCCAAGGCGGTGGAGAAGTTCTACTCCTCCGGTGAGTGGAAGAAGGCCATCGAGAAGAACCTCGGCGCCATCTTCAAGGCGGGCGAGCCGCCGGCCCTCACCGAGAAGTGA
- a CDS encoding amino acid ABC transporter ATP-binding protein, which translates to MIRMAGVDKFFGPLHVLKNIDLEVPKGQVVVVLGPSGSGKSTLCRAINRLEPINSGIIEVDGKQLPAEGKQLAALRADVGMVFQQFNLFAHKTILENVMLAPMKVRKLNKTDARTRAMELLERVGIANQADKHPAQLSGGQQQRVAIARALAMRPKVMLFDEPTSALDPEMVQEVLDVMTTLAKDGMTMLVVTHEMGFARKAADRVIFMADGEIVEDSTPTEFFTSPRSARAKDFLGKILTH; encoded by the coding sequence ATGATCCGAATGGCGGGCGTGGACAAGTTCTTCGGGCCGCTGCACGTGCTGAAGAACATCGACCTGGAGGTGCCCAAGGGCCAGGTCGTGGTCGTGCTCGGGCCCTCCGGCTCCGGTAAGTCGACGCTGTGCCGGGCCATCAACCGGCTTGAGCCGATCAACTCCGGAATCATCGAGGTCGACGGCAAGCAGCTGCCCGCTGAGGGCAAGCAGCTCGCCGCCCTGCGCGCCGACGTCGGCATGGTGTTCCAGCAGTTCAACCTGTTCGCGCACAAAACCATCCTCGAGAACGTGATGCTCGCGCCGATGAAGGTGCGCAAGCTGAACAAGACCGACGCGCGAACCCGTGCCATGGAGCTGCTCGAGCGGGTCGGCATCGCCAACCAGGCCGACAAGCACCCCGCCCAGCTCTCCGGCGGTCAGCAGCAGCGGGTGGCCATCGCCCGCGCGCTGGCCATGCGGCCGAAGGTGATGCTCTTCGACGAGCCCACCTCGGCACTGGACCCGGAGATGGTCCAGGAGGTCCTGGACGTGATGACCACGCTGGCCAAGGACGGCATGACCATGCTCGTGGTCACCCACGAGATGGGCTTCGCCCGCAAGGCCGCGGACCGGGTCATCTTCATGGCCGACGGCGAGATCGTGGAGGACTCCACCCCGACGGAGTTCTTCACCAGCCCGCGCTCGGCCAGGGCCAAGGACTTCCTCGGCAAGATCCTCACTCACTGA
- a CDS encoding response regulator transcription factor, giving the protein MRVLLVEDDDRVAEALEPALTRRGMAVTRLPSGKGVLEAVGNVDVVLLDLGLPDVDGFVLCRAIRAASDVAVIVVSARGEVDDRILGLHSGADDYLVKPYDIGELVARVHAVRRRRGEGSGTPGAALTFGDVEVHMGRYEVTVAGAPVALSRKEFQMLAMLAQARGAVCTRERIIAEVWGRTWSGANRTLDVHIATLRTKLGRPDLVETVRGVGYRLASPAEG; this is encoded by the coding sequence GTGCGGGTACTGCTGGTCGAGGACGACGACCGAGTGGCCGAGGCTTTGGAGCCCGCGCTGACCAGGCGCGGCATGGCTGTCACCCGCCTGCCCTCGGGCAAGGGCGTGCTGGAGGCGGTGGGCAATGTCGACGTCGTGCTGCTGGATCTCGGGCTGCCCGACGTGGACGGCTTCGTGCTGTGCCGGGCGATCCGGGCGGCCAGCGACGTCGCGGTGATCGTGGTGTCGGCGCGCGGGGAGGTCGACGACCGGATCCTCGGCCTGCACTCCGGGGCCGATGACTACTTGGTGAAGCCGTATGACATCGGAGAGTTGGTGGCGCGGGTACACGCGGTGCGCAGGCGCCGCGGCGAGGGCAGCGGCACCCCGGGGGCGGCGCTGACCTTCGGCGATGTCGAGGTCCACATGGGACGGTACGAGGTGACCGTGGCGGGTGCGCCGGTCGCGCTGTCCCGCAAGGAGTTCCAGATGCTGGCCATGCTGGCCCAGGCCCGCGGCGCGGTGTGCACCAGGGAACGGATCATCGCCGAGGTGTGGGGCCGGACCTGGTCGGGGGCGAACCGGACCCTGGACGTGCACATCGCCACCCTGCGCACCAAGCTGGGCAGGCCGGATCTGGTGGAAACCGTGCGCGGCGTCGGTTACCGTCTGGCCAGTCCGGCGGAGGGCTGA